The following coding sequences are from one Kallotenue papyrolyticum window:
- a CDS encoding ABC transporter permease: MATSTQTLRSSAFDVAARRQRSLWGDALRRLLRNKAAVVGLVIIMLAILMAIFAPALAPHNPVVQTQNNSLRPPAWVSGPTPNRSGTPEHLLGTDNLGRDVLSRLIYGARTSMLVGLIPTFFSVIIGVILGLISGFAGGAVDNALMRFTDIMTSFPDLLFLITLQVALRDTPFGRAWNGLLLICVTLSLLSWTGVARLVRGQVLALKQKEFVEAARTVGVPTWRILLRHILPNSLAPVIVATSFAIPGFILGEAALTFLGVGLRPSVDPANPLPTSWGVMLNEGYNNLSSGPYMLLFPVLCIATVMLAFTFVGDGLRDALDPRENL; this comes from the coding sequence ATGGCAACCTCAACCCAGACCCTGCGCAGTTCCGCGTTCGATGTCGCCGCGCGCCGCCAGCGCAGCCTGTGGGGTGATGCGCTGCGCCGCTTGCTGCGCAACAAAGCCGCGGTGGTCGGCCTGGTCATCATCATGCTGGCGATCCTGATGGCGATCTTCGCGCCGGCGCTGGCGCCGCACAATCCGGTGGTGCAGACGCAGAACAACAGCCTGCGCCCGCCGGCCTGGGTCAGTGGGCCGACACCCAACCGTTCGGGTACGCCGGAGCATCTGCTCGGCACCGACAACCTGGGCCGCGACGTGCTCTCGCGTCTGATCTATGGCGCGCGCACCTCGATGCTGGTAGGCCTCATTCCCACCTTCTTTTCGGTGATCATCGGCGTGATCCTGGGACTGATCTCCGGCTTTGCCGGCGGTGCGGTGGACAATGCGCTGATGCGCTTCACCGACATCATGACCTCGTTTCCCGACCTGCTGTTTCTGATCACACTCCAGGTGGCTCTGCGCGACACCCCCTTTGGCCGCGCCTGGAACGGCCTGCTGCTGATCTGCGTCACGCTCTCGCTCTTGAGCTGGACCGGCGTGGCGCGCCTGGTACGCGGCCAGGTGCTGGCGTTGAAGCAGAAAGAGTTCGTCGAAGCGGCGCGCACGGTGGGCGTGCCCACCTGGCGCATCCTGCTGCGCCATATTCTGCCCAACTCGCTCGCGCCAGTGATTGTGGCGACCTCGTTCGCCATTCCCGGCTTCATTCTGGGTGAGGCGGCGCTGACCTTTCTGGGTGTTGGTCTGCGGCCCTCGGTCGATCCCGCCAATCCGCTGCCGACCAGTTGGGGCGTGATGCTCAACGAGGGGTACAATAACCTCAGCTCCGGGCCGTATATGCTTTTGTTCCCGGTGCTGTGCATTGCGACGGTGATGCTGGCCTTCACCTTTGTCGGCGACGGCTTGCGCGATGCCCTGGATCCGCGCGAAAATCTGTGA
- a CDS encoding ABC transporter permease: MTTFIIRRLLWFIPVLLIVGLVTFAIARMTPGGPFDRDPSRRQLPPRTEELLRQRFGLDLPLWRQFVRYMFFDIETNPKTGKREIRWGAIAGNFGPTYASRGARTVQQELFKGTSSRPSRFYYSARLGIQALLLALMVGVPIGVLAALKQNSWLDYLSLLWATSFVALGTLVISLLLVIIFAVGLKWFNVIPDWNEPIKPWILPTIALGAVQIGYIARLTRASVLEVKRQDYVRTAMAKGLSRQAVVWRHIVRNALIPVITVLGPLLAGLITGTLFVELIFQVPGMGLTFVQAIGKRDYSMIMGSALLFTFFLNVGNLLVDILYGVVDPRITFK, translated from the coding sequence ATGACCACGTTTATCATCCGACGGTTGTTGTGGTTTATTCCGGTCTTGTTGATCGTCGGTCTGGTGACGTTTGCCATCGCGCGCATGACGCCGGGCGGTCCGTTTGATCGCGATCCCAGCCGTCGCCAACTGCCGCCGCGCACTGAAGAGTTGCTACGTCAGCGCTTCGGGCTGGATCTGCCCCTCTGGCGTCAGTTTGTGCGCTACATGTTCTTCGATATCGAAACCAATCCCAAGACCGGCAAGCGCGAGATCCGCTGGGGTGCGATCGCCGGCAACTTCGGGCCGACCTACGCCTCGCGCGGCGCGCGCACGGTGCAGCAGGAGCTGTTCAAGGGGACTAGCTCGCGGCCCAGCCGCTTCTACTACTCGGCACGGCTCGGCATCCAGGCGCTGCTGCTGGCGCTGATGGTCGGCGTGCCGATCGGCGTGCTGGCGGCGCTCAAGCAGAATAGCTGGCTCGACTATCTGTCGCTGTTGTGGGCAACCTCATTTGTGGCGCTCGGAACGCTGGTCATTAGTCTGCTGTTGGTGATCATTTTTGCAGTGGGTTTGAAATGGTTTAACGTCATTCCCGATTGGAACGAGCCGATTAAGCCCTGGATCCTGCCGACGATCGCGCTGGGGGCGGTGCAGATCGGCTATATTGCGCGGCTCACACGCGCCAGCGTGCTGGAGGTCAAGCGCCAGGATTATGTGCGCACCGCCATGGCCAAAGGCCTCAGCCGCCAGGCGGTGGTCTGGCGCCACATCGTGCGCAACGCGCTGATCCCGGTGATCACCGTGCTGGGCCCGCTGCTGGCCGGCCTGATCACCGGCACGCTATTTGTGGAGCTGATCTTCCAAGTGCCGGGCATGGGCCTGACCTTTGTGCAGGCCATCGGCAAGCGCGACTATTCGATGATCATGGGCTCAGCGCTCTTGTTCACCTTCTTTCTGAACGTCGGCAACCTGTTGGTAGATATTCTGTACGGCGTGGTCGATCCGCGCATTACCTTCAAGTAG
- a CDS encoding peptide ABC transporter substrate-binding protein, translating into MDSTPFNRRLAWTLLIAMLLPILAACAAPQGGQQQASPSPAAATSPEASPSPEASPVAEASPSPEASPEASPAATGEEYPNAQPGVLRMNHGAEPDTVDPQKASFVGEIAFIMMNYQPLMRFDKDGNPVPGAAESMEVSEDGTVYTFKIPADSKYSDGSPLTARDFEYAWKRLADPETAGEYQSLPCGIIKGYSEYSAVACQGKTMTETMELDLETLRNNLGVRALDDQTLQIELEQPAPYFPAMAALWIGAPVRQQDVESGEDWWYDPATYIGNGPFILKEWDHGNRAVWEPNPNWRLGPVKLQRVEWSMITESQVAFQAFQNNELDILGVAAEDLPTIQSDPVLSQQLVDVPGSCTFYIGFNTTKPPFDNIKVRQAFAQAFDREAYVRDVLKGLGKPTQTFIPPGFPGYEPSDQWSFNPEAAKQTLAEAGYPNGQGLPEIKLTYSQSARNQVRFEFLANQIRQNLGIDVVLDPVDPTAYTALTKDPATTPQMFFLGWCADYPDPQNWISLWRTGGILQNRLGWSNARLDELTAKADVSQDPEERMRLYSEAQKILIEEAPVVFMYNDAGKLLVRPYVKGISEETITPLDPAIPGFYANLQNIEVAP; encoded by the coding sequence ATGGACTCAACGCCCTTCAACCGTCGTCTTGCATGGACACTTTTGATCGCGATGTTGCTGCCGATCCTGGCGGCCTGCGCAGCGCCGCAGGGTGGGCAGCAACAGGCCAGTCCGTCGCCTGCCGCCGCTACCTCACCAGAAGCCTCACCTTCACCGGAAGCCTCGCCGGTTGCGGAAGCTTCGCCGTCACCGGAAGCCTCACCGGAAGCCTCGCCGGCAGCCACGGGCGAGGAGTATCCCAACGCCCAGCCCGGCGTACTGCGCATGAACCATGGCGCCGAGCCTGACACCGTCGATCCGCAGAAGGCCTCGTTTGTCGGCGAGATCGCCTTCATCATGATGAACTACCAGCCGCTAATGCGCTTCGACAAGGATGGCAATCCGGTGCCGGGCGCGGCGGAGAGCATGGAAGTCTCGGAGGACGGTACGGTCTATACCTTTAAGATCCCCGCCGACTCCAAATACTCCGACGGCTCACCGCTGACCGCGCGTGACTTTGAGTATGCCTGGAAGCGTCTGGCCGATCCGGAGACCGCCGGCGAGTACCAGTCGCTGCCGTGCGGCATCATCAAGGGCTACAGCGAGTACTCGGCGGTGGCCTGCCAGGGCAAGACCATGACCGAAACCATGGAGCTTGACCTGGAGACGCTGCGCAACAACCTGGGCGTGCGCGCGCTGGACGATCAGACGCTGCAGATCGAACTGGAGCAGCCCGCGCCCTACTTCCCGGCGATGGCCGCGCTGTGGATCGGCGCACCGGTGCGCCAGCAGGACGTCGAAAGCGGCGAGGATTGGTGGTATGATCCGGCGACCTACATCGGCAACGGCCCCTTCATCCTCAAGGAGTGGGACCACGGCAACCGCGCCGTGTGGGAGCCGAACCCCAACTGGCGGCTCGGCCCGGTCAAGCTCCAGCGCGTCGAATGGAGCATGATCACCGAAAGCCAGGTGGCCTTCCAGGCCTTCCAGAACAACGAGCTTGACATCCTGGGCGTGGCTGCCGAAGACCTGCCCACCATCCAGAGCGATCCGGTGCTCAGCCAGCAGCTCGTGGATGTGCCCGGTTCGTGCACCTTCTACATTGGCTTCAACACCACCAAGCCGCCCTTCGACAACATCAAGGTGCGCCAGGCCTTTGCACAGGCCTTCGACCGCGAAGCCTACGTGCGCGACGTGCTCAAGGGCCTGGGCAAGCCCACGCAGACCTTTATTCCGCCGGGCTTCCCTGGCTACGAGCCCTCCGACCAGTGGTCCTTCAATCCGGAAGCCGCCAAGCAGACGCTGGCCGAGGCCGGCTATCCCAACGGCCAGGGCCTGCCTGAGATCAAGCTGACCTACTCGCAGAGCGCGCGCAACCAGGTGCGCTTCGAGTTCCTGGCCAACCAGATCCGCCAGAACCTGGGCATCGACGTCGTGCTCGATCCGGTCGATCCCACCGCCTACACTGCGCTGACTAAGGATCCGGCCACCACGCCGCAGATGTTCTTCCTGGGCTGGTGCGCGGACTATCCCGATCCGCAGAACTGGATCTCGCTGTGGCGCACGGGCGGCATCCTGCAGAACCGCCTCGGCTGGTCCAATGCGCGGCTGGATGAGCTGACCGCCAAAGCCGACGTCAGCCAGGATCCCGAAGAGCGCATGCGGCTCTACAGCGAAGCGCAGAAGATCCTGATCGAGGAAGCGCCGGTGGTCTTCATGTACAACGACGCCGGCAAGCTGCTGGTACGGCCCTATGTCAAGGGCATCTCCGAGGAGACGATCACGCCGCTCGATCCGGCTATTCCAGGCTTCTACGCCAACCTCCAGAACATCGAGGTTGCGCCGTAG
- a CDS encoding ABC transporter ATP-binding protein: MSNGQPNAETLLEVRDLKMHFPITRGIILQRQVGAVRAVDGISFAIKRGETLGLVGESGCGKSTAGRAILQLYKPTAGEVVFEGRDLTKLRGEELRRMRRHVQMIFQDPYASLNPRMTVGDIIGEPIRVHGLRQGRKEVRERVQHLLELVGLNPYFVNRYPHEFSGGQRQRIGIARALAVEPDFVVCDEPVSALDVSIQAQVINLLEDLQDQLGLTYLFIAHGLSVVKHISDRVAVMYLGKIVELADSEELYRNPLHPYTQALLSAVPIPDPVIEKRRQRIILEGDVPSPINPPPGCRFHTRCPIAIDICRVEEPAFVDYGGGHYAACHRAREVNTLLPNQARQADVEHKTGAPVA; encoded by the coding sequence ATGAGCAACGGGCAACCGAACGCAGAGACGCTGCTGGAGGTGCGTGATCTGAAAATGCACTTTCCGATCACGCGCGGCATCATTTTGCAGCGACAGGTGGGCGCCGTGCGGGCCGTGGACGGCATCAGCTTCGCTATTAAGCGCGGCGAGACGTTGGGGCTGGTGGGCGAGTCGGGCTGTGGCAAGTCTACCGCCGGGCGCGCCATCCTGCAGCTCTACAAGCCGACCGCCGGCGAGGTGGTCTTCGAGGGTCGTGATCTGACCAAGCTGCGCGGCGAGGAGCTGCGGCGCATGCGGCGGCATGTGCAGATGATCTTTCAGGATCCCTACGCGTCGCTCAACCCGCGCATGACGGTAGGCGACATCATCGGCGAGCCGATCCGCGTGCACGGCCTGCGACAGGGTCGCAAAGAGGTGCGCGAGCGCGTCCAGCACCTGCTGGAGCTGGTCGGGCTCAACCCCTACTTTGTCAACCGCTATCCGCACGAGTTCTCCGGCGGCCAACGTCAGCGCATCGGTATCGCGCGCGCCCTGGCGGTCGAGCCCGATTTCGTGGTCTGCGACGAGCCGGTCTCGGCGCTGGACGTGTCGATTCAGGCGCAGGTGATCAACCTGCTCGAAGATCTGCAGGACCAGTTAGGGCTGACCTACCTGTTCATCGCTCATGGCCTGAGTGTGGTCAAGCACATCTCCGATCGCGTGGCGGTGATGTACCTGGGCAAGATCGTCGAGCTGGCCGACAGCGAAGAGCTGTACCGTAATCCGCTGCATCCCTACACCCAGGCGCTGCTCTCGGCGGTGCCGATCCCCGACCCGGTGATCGAGAAGCGCCGCCAGCGCATCATTCTGGAGGGCGACGTGCCCAGCCCGATCAACCCGCCGCCGGGCTGTCGCTTCCATACGCGCTGCCCGATCGCCATCGACATCTGCCGCGTCGAGGAGCCGGCCTTTGTCGACTACGGCGGCGGCCACTACGCCGCCTGCCACCGCGCGCGCGAGGTCAACACGCTGCTGCCCAACCAGGCGCGCCAGGCCGACGTGGAGCATAAAACTGGCGCGCCCGTGGCATAA
- the epsC gene encoding serine O-acetyltransferase EpsC: protein MSVRSAVATLREDVQAIFRNDPAARNIFEVLLYPGLHAIIAHRLAHRLWRANVPFIPRLISQISRFLTGIEIHPGARIGRGFFIDHGMGVVIGETTEIGDYVTLYQGVTLGGTGKQRGKRHPTLGNHVVVGVGAAVLGAITVGEGARIGGGAVVVKDVPPHSTAIGVPARIVATRDPATGTTRRLEQLPDPEGAMLKALHDKIIELEGRVAELESELEGHHAHHRAVHDLPESLFAALNGDQRSYDGGPGWGI, encoded by the coding sequence ATGTCCGTCAGATCGGCTGTAGCAACGCTGCGTGAGGATGTGCAGGCCATCTTCCGCAACGATCCCGCCGCACGCAATATCTTCGAAGTTCTGCTCTATCCCGGCCTGCATGCGATCATCGCCCACCGCCTGGCGCACCGTCTATGGCGCGCCAACGTTCCGTTCATCCCGCGCTTGATCTCGCAAATTTCACGCTTCCTAACCGGTATCGAGATCCATCCCGGCGCGCGCATCGGGCGCGGCTTCTTTATCGACCACGGCATGGGCGTGGTCATTGGCGAGACCACCGAGATCGGCGATTATGTCACGCTCTACCAGGGCGTAACGCTAGGTGGCACCGGCAAACAGCGCGGCAAGCGCCATCCCACGCTGGGCAATCATGTCGTCGTCGGCGTGGGCGCGGCCGTGCTGGGCGCGATCACCGTCGGCGAGGGCGCGCGCATCGGCGGTGGCGCGGTCGTGGTCAAAGATGTACCGCCGCACTCCACGGCGATCGGCGTACCGGCGCGCATCGTCGCGACACGCGATCCGGCCACCGGTACGACGCGCCGCCTGGAGCAGTTGCCCGATCCCGAGGGCGCGATGCTCAAGGCGCTCCACGACAAAATCATCGAGCTGGAAGGTCGCGTCGCCGAGCTGGAGAGCGAACTGGAAGGGCATCATGCCCATCATCGCGCCGTGCACGACTTGCCCGAGTCGCTCTTCGCTGCGCTCAACGGCGACCAGCGCAGCTACGACGGCGGACCGGGCTGGGGCATCTGA
- a CDS encoding ABC transporter ATP-binding protein encodes MPPLLEVKDLRTYFYTHDGVVKAVDGVSFYVDKGETLGIVGESGSGKSVTSLSVMRLIPSPPGKIVSGQILFEGEDLLKYSEDEMRHVRGRDIAMIFQDPMTSLNPVLTVGRQITEALELHMKMTGKEARRRAIELLAMVGIPSPEKRIDDYPHQFSGGMRQRVMIAMALSCNPQLLIADEPTTALDVTIQAQILELIKKLQQELGMAVIIITHDLGVVAGMADRVQVMYAGRVIEEGPTEQIFADPRMPYTIGLLQSLPRLDEQRGHRLAPIRGLPPDLIDLPEMCPFAPRCDFVQEVCYQQVPPLRPVAPNQRAACLFDVHAPWLAGEAPQQQTERQTAVSEGV; translated from the coding sequence ATGCCTCCTTTGCTGGAAGTCAAGGATCTACGCACCTATTTCTACACCCATGACGGCGTGGTCAAGGCCGTGGATGGCGTCTCATTCTACGTGGACAAGGGCGAGACGCTGGGCATCGTCGGTGAGTCGGGCTCGGGCAAGTCGGTCACCTCGCTGTCGGTGATGCGGCTGATCCCCTCGCCGCCGGGCAAGATCGTCAGCGGCCAGATCCTGTTCGAGGGCGAAGACCTGCTCAAATACAGCGAAGACGAGATGCGCCACGTACGCGGGCGGGACATCGCCATGATCTTTCAGGATCCGATGACCTCGCTCAACCCGGTGCTGACGGTCGGGCGGCAGATCACCGAGGCGCTCGAACTGCACATGAAGATGACCGGCAAGGAAGCCCGCCGGCGCGCGATCGAGCTGCTGGCGATGGTGGGCATTCCCTCGCCCGAGAAGCGCATCGACGACTATCCGCACCAGTTTTCGGGCGGCATGCGCCAGCGCGTGATGATCGCCATGGCACTCTCCTGCAATCCGCAACTGTTGATCGCCGACGAGCCGACCACCGCCCTAGACGTGACGATCCAGGCGCAGATCCTGGAGCTGATCAAAAAGCTGCAACAGGAGCTGGGCATGGCGGTGATCATCATCACCCACGATCTGGGCGTGGTCGCCGGCATGGCCGATCGCGTGCAGGTGATGTACGCCGGACGGGTGATCGAAGAAGGGCCGACCGAGCAGATCTTTGCCGATCCGCGCATGCCCTACACCATCGGGCTGTTGCAGTCGCTCCCGCGCCTGGATGAGCAGCGCGGCCACCGCCTCGCTCCGATCCGCGGCCTGCCGCCCGACCTGATCGATCTGCCGGAGATGTGCCCCTTCGCGCCGCGCTGCGATTTCGTGCAGGAGGTGTGCTACCAGCAGGTGCCGCCCCTGCGCCCGGTGGCGCCCAACCAGCGCGCGGCCTGTCTGTTTGACGTGCATGCTCCCTGGTTGGCAGGCGAGGCGCCGCAGCAGCAGACCGAGCGCCAGACGGCGGTGAGCGAAGGGGTGTAG
- the cysS gene encoding cysteine--tRNA ligase, whose amino-acid sequence MTLQIYNTLTARIEPFETLEPNRVKMYVCGPTVYDKAHIGHAMSALVFDIIRRYLEYRGYQVRHVQNFTDVDDKIINRARDEGRDPFELAEDYIQEWHRHVRDLNILPASAYPRATETIPEIIRLIETLIERGHAYAANGDVYFRVRTDPDYGKLSHRSLDDMRAGARIAPDERKDDPLDFALWKAAKPGEPAWESPWGPGRPGWHIECSAMTLKELGPQIDIHGGGNDLIFPHHENEIAQSESATGLPFARYWVHNGMLQIRSATGELEKMSKSLGNLVTIDDFLAEHPADVLRLIVLGSPYRAPLVYDATVVAENERKLERLINALRPATGSTTSGPAVTALERGIDQAQQAFEAAMDDDFNGPGATAALFEMVRAINIARDAGVGGAPFAAAQERFRALAGVLGLRLELPTRGATEAAPFVDLLVRTRSELRKARQFALADQIRNELAELGVLLEDTPHGTTWRWK is encoded by the coding sequence ATGACGCTTCAGATCTACAACACACTCACGGCGCGGATCGAGCCCTTCGAAACACTGGAGCCGAACCGCGTCAAAATGTACGTCTGCGGTCCGACGGTGTACGACAAGGCGCATATCGGCCACGCCATGTCGGCGCTGGTCTTCGACATCATCCGGCGCTACCTGGAATATCGCGGCTATCAGGTGCGGCACGTCCAGAACTTCACCGATGTGGACGACAAGATCATCAATCGCGCGCGCGACGAAGGACGCGATCCCTTCGAGCTGGCCGAGGACTACATTCAGGAGTGGCACCGGCATGTGCGCGATCTCAACATTCTGCCGGCCAGCGCCTATCCCCGCGCCACCGAAACCATTCCCGAGATCATTCGCCTGATCGAGACGCTGATTGAGCGCGGCCATGCCTATGCCGCCAACGGCGACGTGTACTTCCGCGTGCGCACCGATCCCGACTACGGCAAGCTCTCGCATCGCAGCCTCGACGATATGCGCGCCGGTGCACGTATCGCGCCCGACGAGCGCAAGGATGACCCGCTCGATTTCGCGCTGTGGAAGGCGGCCAAACCGGGCGAGCCGGCCTGGGAGAGTCCGTGGGGGCCTGGGCGTCCCGGCTGGCACATCGAGTGCTCGGCCATGACGCTCAAAGAGCTGGGGCCGCAGATCGATATTCATGGCGGCGGCAACGACCTGATCTTTCCCCACCACGAAAATGAGATCGCGCAGAGCGAGAGCGCGACGGGGCTGCCCTTCGCGCGCTACTGGGTGCACAATGGCATGCTCCAGATACGCTCGGCTACGGGCGAACTGGAGAAAATGTCCAAATCGCTGGGCAACCTGGTGACCATCGATGACTTCCTGGCCGAGCATCCCGCCGATGTGCTGCGGCTGATCGTGCTGGGCTCGCCCTACCGCGCGCCGCTGGTGTACGATGCCACGGTAGTCGCCGAGAATGAACGCAAGCTGGAGCGCTTGATCAACGCCCTGCGTCCGGCAACGGGCAGCACCACCAGCGGCCCGGCAGTGACGGCGCTGGAACGGGGCATCGATCAGGCGCAGCAGGCGTTTGAAGCCGCCATGGACGACGACTTCAACGGACCGGGCGCCACTGCAGCGCTCTTCGAAATGGTGCGTGCGATCAACATCGCGCGCGATGCCGGCGTTGGCGGCGCGCCCTTCGCGGCTGCGCAGGAGCGCTTCCGCGCGCTTGCCGGCGTGTTGGGGCTGCGCCTGGAGCTGCCCACGCGTGGCGCGACCGAAGCCGCGCCGTTCGTTGACCTGCTGGTGCGCACCCGCAGCGAGCTGCGCAAGGCCCGCCAGTTCGCGCTGGCCGACCAGATCCGCAACGAGCTGGCCGAGCTGGGCGTCCTGCTCGAAGACACGCCGCACGGCACAACCTGGCGCTGGAAGTAG
- a CDS encoding FmdB family zinc ribbon protein produces MPTYVYGCDACGHRFERFQRFADDPIRTCPQCNSAVRRIFQPAGIVFKGSGWHITDYKRSGNGSAGETSNGKSESGNGKAEAGAGSSAATSSTAAAAD; encoded by the coding sequence ATGCCAACCTATGTTTATGGCTGCGATGCATGTGGGCATCGGTTCGAGCGTTTTCAACGATTTGCCGATGATCCGATTCGCACCTGCCCTCAGTGCAACAGCGCGGTGCGGCGGATCTTCCAACCAGCCGGGATCGTCTTCAAGGGCTCCGGCTGGCATATCACCGACTACAAGCGCTCCGGCAACGGCAGTGCCGGCGAGACCAGCAACGGCAAGAGCGAGTCAGGCAACGGCAAGGCCGAGGCTGGTGCCGGCAGCAGCGCAGCGACCAGCAGCACAGCGGCTGCCGCTGATTAA